From Selenomonas ruminantium AC2024, a single genomic window includes:
- a CDS encoding DNA-deoxyinosine glycosylase, producing the protein MSVSAFQCQGFRPSIDEHCTHLILGSMPSVASLEAQQYYAHPQNRFWPMMARILKQAAPPADYSERLAMLRRHHIALWDSIAVCERKGSLDADIKNEQGNDFTALLAHYPHIHTICFNGGKSYQCFKKYNKHLLSRPDIHFHQLPSTSPANARWNLEKLTAAWRIPFHS; encoded by the coding sequence TTGTCTGTATCCGCTTTTCAATGCCAAGGCTTTCGCCCCAGCATTGACGAACACTGTACCCATCTGATTCTCGGCTCCATGCCCAGCGTGGCTTCTCTGGAAGCCCAACAGTATTATGCCCATCCCCAGAATCGCTTCTGGCCCATGATGGCCCGCATTTTGAAACAAGCGGCACCACCAGCTGACTATTCGGAGCGCCTGGCTATGCTCCGCCGCCATCATATTGCCCTTTGGGATTCCATTGCCGTCTGCGAGCGAAAGGGCAGCCTTGATGCCGATATAAAAAATGAACAGGGCAATGACTTCACTGCCCTGCTTGCCCATTATCCCCATATCCATACCATCTGCTTCAACGGTGGCAAATCCTATCAGTGCTTCAAAAAATACAACAAGCACCTGCTGAGCCGCCCCGATATCCACTTCCATCAGCTGCCTTCCACCAGCCCGGCCAACGCCCGCTGGAATCTGGAAAAACTGACGGCTGCCTGGAGAATTCCCTTTCATTCATAA
- a CDS encoding desulfoferrodoxin family protein — protein sequence MASKFYRCSRCGNIVGLIHEGKGTLVCCGQDMEELTANTNDAAQEKHVPVAEFDKAAGVLKVTVGSVAHPMTPEHLIEWIHVQTKNGGMMRRLSSEDKPEAVFKIADGDEPLTVFEYCNLHGLWKADI from the coding sequence ATGGCCAGTAAATTTTATCGTTGCAGCCGTTGTGGCAACATTGTGGGTCTGATTCATGAAGGCAAGGGAACGTTGGTATGCTGTGGTCAGGACATGGAGGAACTGACGGCCAACACCAACGATGCGGCACAGGAGAAGCATGTGCCAGTGGCAGAGTTCGATAAGGCCGCAGGTGTGCTCAAAGTCACGGTGGGCTCGGTGGCGCATCCGATGACGCCGGAGCACCTCATTGAGTGGATTCATGTACAGACGAAGAACGGCGGCATGATGCGTCGACTGAGCTCTGAGGACAAACCGGAAGCAGTGTTTAAGATTGCCGATGGGGATGAACCTCTGACCGTGTTTGAATACTGCAATCTCCATGGCTTATGGAAAGCGGATATCTGA
- a CDS encoding TrmH family RNA methyltransferase, with amino-acid sequence MIERIDSPANKKVKLAAALKQRKQREKTGLFVAEGIRLCEMAADAGWQIEFGLLTSQILEQKRGTELVEKLTCQKCPLYEVPDNIFAKAAGTETPQGIMLVMAQKNPSLPAGAERDKPLYVVMDGVQDPGNAGTIIRTADAVGADGVILLKGTVDVYSDKAVRSTMGSIFHVPVYSGVTQDELTEFVQESGLQLLATALDETAKPHFQQDFTQGTAVVLGNEGNGVSQELLAAAQKTYIPMYGQAESLNVGMSAAIVLYEALRQRKF; translated from the coding sequence ATGATTGAACGGATTGACAGCCCTGCCAACAAAAAGGTCAAACTGGCGGCGGCGTTGAAGCAGCGCAAACAGCGGGAAAAGACGGGCCTGTTTGTGGCTGAGGGGATAAGGCTCTGCGAAATGGCAGCAGATGCCGGCTGGCAGATAGAATTCGGCCTTTTGACAAGTCAAATTTTGGAGCAGAAGCGAGGAACCGAGCTGGTGGAAAAATTGACTTGTCAAAAATGCCCGCTCTATGAGGTGCCGGACAATATCTTTGCCAAGGCCGCAGGTACGGAAACGCCGCAGGGCATCATGCTGGTGATGGCACAAAAAAATCCCTCCCTGCCAGCTGGGGCAGAAAGGGATAAGCCGCTCTATGTGGTGATGGATGGGGTGCAGGACCCCGGCAACGCCGGTACCATTATCCGCACGGCAGATGCGGTGGGTGCGGACGGTGTCATTTTGTTGAAAGGCACGGTGGACGTGTATAGCGACAAGGCCGTGCGTTCCACTATGGGCAGTATCTTCCATGTGCCTGTATACAGCGGTGTTACGCAGGATGAATTGACGGAATTTGTGCAGGAAAGTGGCTTGCAGCTTTTGGCTACGGCCTTGGATGAAACGGCCAAACCGCATTTCCAGCAGGATTTTACCCAAGGTACTGCGGTGGTGCTGGGCAATGAGGGCAACGGCGTATCCCAAGAGCTCTTGGCGGCTGCACAAAAGACCTATATTCCCATGTATGGGCAGGCGGAATCCCTGAACGTGGGCATGTCGGCGGCGATTGTGCTCTATGAAGCTCTGCGGCAAAGGAAGTTTTGA
- a CDS encoding thiamine diphosphokinase has protein sequence MTSNDIPGIKLPQLFIQSPALCKMPWLLITGGRAPAAAWLQELPPVAKLFAADHGLDTCHAQNIRPDYILGDGDSAAPAIWEWGKSLGVPVEEFPAAKDLTDTQLALAKMKNAPAILITGAFGGRFDHLYSLMFSCAHHKVPCIISDEQETIAFVKKDEELTFHFNIHPQAISLLPFTAACTGVTINNVRWPLTNATLTQTFPNAISNELLPNQSKLTVNIKQGILGIYCHWH, from the coding sequence ATGACGTCAAACGATATTCCCGGGATAAAGCTGCCCCAGCTTTTTATCCAAAGCCCAGCCCTCTGCAAAATGCCCTGGCTATTGATTACCGGTGGCCGTGCTCCTGCCGCTGCCTGGCTGCAGGAACTTCCGCCCGTTGCCAAACTCTTTGCCGCTGACCATGGCCTTGATACCTGCCATGCGCAAAACATACGCCCGGATTACATTCTCGGCGACGGCGACAGCGCCGCCCCTGCCATCTGGGAATGGGGCAAAAGCCTCGGCGTACCCGTGGAGGAATTTCCCGCCGCAAAGGATTTAACGGACACTCAGCTGGCTCTAGCAAAAATGAAAAACGCTCCCGCCATTCTCATCACGGGAGCCTTCGGCGGCCGCTTCGACCACCTCTATAGTCTGATGTTTTCCTGCGCTCATCACAAAGTACCTTGCATTATAAGCGATGAACAGGAAACCATCGCTTTCGTCAAAAAGGATGAGGAACTGACTTTTCATTTCAACATACATCCCCAGGCCATTTCCCTGCTTCCCTTTACCGCTGCCTGTACTGGCGTAACTATCAACAATGTCCGATGGCCCCTTACAAACGCCACCTTAACCCAAACCTTCCCCAACGCCATCAGCAACGAACTGCTGCCTAACCAGTCAAAACTGACGGTCAACATCAAACAGGGTATTTTAGGTATCTATTGTCATTGGCATTAG
- a CDS encoding metal-dependent hydrolase, translating to MVQFTYYGHACFLLDDGKYKVLCDPFLTGNPKATVKLEDVEADFILITHAHGDHLGDAPEIADRTGAGLVGIPEVLGLCDERVPGLKQHPMNLGGSLTLPFGKVRMTLAQHSSGVPGGIACGYVIYMGGLKIYFAGDTALFSDMQLIGKKDDLDYAILPVGDNYTMGLEDAAMAAQLLNARHIIPVHYNTWPIINQDVRHYKEITEAMTRAEVHIVEPGGNWEMQA from the coding sequence ATGGTTCAATTTACGTATTATGGTCATGCTTGTTTTCTGTTGGATGATGGCAAGTATAAGGTACTTTGTGATCCGTTCCTGACAGGAAATCCCAAGGCAACGGTGAAGCTTGAGGATGTGGAGGCAGATTTCATCCTGATTACCCATGCTCATGGCGATCATTTGGGGGATGCACCGGAGATTGCTGACCGCACAGGTGCCGGACTGGTGGGGATACCAGAGGTATTAGGCCTGTGTGATGAGCGGGTGCCAGGACTCAAGCAGCATCCCATGAATCTGGGCGGCTCTTTGACTTTGCCCTTTGGCAAGGTGCGCATGACATTGGCGCAGCATAGCAGCGGCGTGCCGGGCGGCATTGCCTGTGGTTATGTCATCTATATGGGCGGTTTGAAGATTTATTTTGCCGGGGATACGGCGTTGTTCTCGGATATGCAGCTTATCGGCAAGAAGGATGATTTGGATTATGCCATCCTGCCCGTAGGCGATAATTACACCATGGGACTTGAGGATGCGGCCATGGCGGCGCAGCTCTTAAATGCGCGGCACATCATTCCCGTTCACTATAACACCTGGCCCATCATCAATCAGGATGTGCGCCATTACAAGGAGATTACTGAAGCCATGACCCGGGCAGAGGTGCATATTGTAGAGCCCGGCGGCAATTGGGAAATGCAGGCATGA
- the miaA gene encoding tRNA (adenosine(37)-N6)-dimethylallyltransferase MiaA, with the protein MTGKEKLIVILGPTAVGKTDLSIELAKKIDTEIISGDSMLFYRGFDIGSAKPSVEERQGIVHHLVDNLEPWESFNVTDFVREGQQLIHALNAQGKIPIIAGGTGLYIKALLEGYEFNETADHSDYRQELTALAEEKGRDYIHGLLQKADPEAAERIHANNLRRVIRALEVAHFGGEQISQQKEYGEGDLAYDVYVIGLNRERQGLYQRINERVELMFAAGLEAEVKTLLAGGVTRDMQAMQGIGYKETAAYMAGEMTREEAVDLIQKSTRHFAKRQLTWFRKMPYIHWYMADEMTSENLLQSVCHDLAGFFPELAN; encoded by the coding sequence ATGACAGGCAAGGAAAAGTTAATTGTAATCTTAGGCCCCACGGCGGTGGGGAAAACGGATTTATCCATAGAACTGGCAAAAAAAATAGACACAGAAATTATTTCCGGTGACTCCATGCTCTTTTACCGGGGCTTTGATATCGGTTCGGCCAAGCCATCCGTGGAAGAGCGGCAGGGCATCGTCCATCATCTGGTGGACAATCTGGAACCGTGGGAAAGCTTCAATGTGACGGATTTTGTGCGGGAGGGGCAGCAGCTTATCCATGCGTTGAACGCGCAGGGCAAAATCCCCATCATTGCCGGAGGCACAGGGCTATACATCAAGGCCTTGCTGGAGGGATATGAATTCAATGAAACGGCTGACCACAGTGACTATCGGCAGGAGCTGACAGCACTAGCGGAGGAAAAAGGCCGCGACTATATTCATGGCCTGCTGCAGAAAGCAGACCCGGAGGCGGCAGAGCGGATTCATGCCAACAACCTGCGCCGGGTGATTCGTGCTTTGGAAGTGGCGCACTTTGGCGGCGAGCAGATTTCCCAGCAGAAGGAATATGGCGAGGGCGATTTGGCTTATGATGTCTATGTCATTGGTCTGAACCGCGAGCGGCAGGGACTCTATCAGCGCATCAATGAGCGGGTGGAACTGATGTTTGCCGCCGGTTTGGAAGCGGAAGTAAAGACGCTTCTGGCAGGTGGTGTAACCCGTGATATGCAGGCCATGCAGGGTATAGGCTACAAGGAAACAGCGGCGTACATGGCCGGAGAAATGACCCGTGAGGAAGCTGTGGATTTGATTCAGAAAAGCACCCGTCACTTTGCCAAGCGGCAGCTGACCTGGTTCCGCAAGATGCCCTACATCCATTGGTATATGGCGGATGAAATGACAAGTGAGAATCTTTTGCAAAGCGTTTGCCACGATTTAGCAGGATTTTTCCCGGAATTGGCGAATTAA
- the hfq gene encoding RNA chaperone Hfq has product MPAKAINLQDTFLNQVRKENIGVTIHLVNGFQIKGNVKGFDNFTVVLDVMGKQQMVYKHAISTITPAKTVNFMSEKEEG; this is encoded by the coding sequence ATGCCAGCAAAAGCAATCAATTTACAGGATACGTTCCTCAATCAGGTGCGAAAAGAAAATATCGGCGTGACCATTCATCTGGTTAACGGCTTTCAGATTAAAGGCAATGTAAAGGGCTTTGATAATTTTACGGTGGTACTGGATGTAATGGGCAAGCAGCAGATGGTGTACAAGCATGCCATCTCCACCATTACGCCGGCTAAAACCGTCAACTTTATGAGTGAAAAAGAAGAAGGCTGA
- a CDS encoding alpha/beta hydrolase, which translates to MSKKKRIIFLSLAITILAVGYVIGAYFVDYALKRGNDTDPLAPPAACVSIHDKTREVPALPKAKSEPWHNVSADGRNLAATHFFPEKPGKRWAILVHGYGRDQRYARDYAEAYLARGYQVLTPDLCASGTSEGRYITMGVKESEEVVRWAAKIKEYDPEAEIVLHGVSMGAATVMLAAAREDMPGLVAVIEDCGYTSAYEMFANQLGVIFGLPEFPIMPCVDVVSGFKTGAKVSAAAPLQVMPRIKVPVMFIHGDADTLVPPAMMEDLFAACNAPKEKFVVAGAGHGDAMKEAGDEYWQHIFAFLAAVTK; encoded by the coding sequence ATGAGCAAGAAGAAAAGGATTATTTTCCTGAGTCTGGCAATCACTATTCTGGCTGTGGGATATGTCATCGGGGCTTATTTTGTGGACTATGCGCTGAAGCGCGGCAATGATACGGACCCCTTGGCACCACCCGCCGCCTGTGTGAGCATTCACGACAAGACCAGGGAAGTGCCTGCGTTGCCCAAGGCCAAAAGTGAACCGTGGCATAATGTCTCCGCAGATGGCAGGAATCTGGCAGCAACCCACTTTTTTCCGGAAAAACCGGGGAAGCGCTGGGCCATTCTCGTGCATGGTTATGGCCGGGACCAGCGTTATGCCAGAGATTATGCCGAGGCTTATCTGGCAAGGGGCTATCAGGTGCTAACGCCTGACCTCTGTGCCTCCGGGACGAGTGAAGGCCGGTATATCACCATGGGGGTAAAAGAGAGTGAAGAAGTGGTCCGTTGGGCTGCGAAAATCAAAGAGTATGACCCGGAGGCGGAAATCGTATTGCACGGCGTGTCCATGGGAGCGGCCACGGTCATGCTGGCGGCAGCCAGAGAGGATATGCCGGGGCTGGTGGCGGTTATCGAGGACTGCGGCTATACCAGTGCCTATGAGATGTTTGCCAACCAGCTAGGGGTTATCTTTGGCTTGCCGGAGTTTCCCATCATGCCCTGCGTGGATGTGGTCAGCGGTTTTAAGACCGGCGCCAAAGTGTCTGCTGCCGCACCGCTGCAGGTGATGCCGCGTATAAAAGTTCCCGTCATGTTTATTCATGGGGACGCCGACACACTGGTTCCACCGGCGATGATGGAGGATTTGTTTGCCGCCTGCAACGCCCCAAAAGAAAAATTTGTCGTGGCAGGTGCAGGCCATGGGGATGCGATGAAGGAAGCCGGGGACGAATATTGGCAACACATTTTTGCTTTTTTAGCAGCGGTGACAAAGTAA
- a CDS encoding FAD-dependent oxidoreductase, whose protein sequence is MEQSFSIPISRRDFMKLAGLSAAGALLGGALPQGKAEAATGRFDFAGADLPVLCEVDVCVAGGGSAGTAAAINASKNGAKTVLVEQGISLGGLATQGCVFPCMPTFAYDSDTPYITELNQRMEKQGSPVMMGFEDENFYGGGAGQYMPEWLTWACDEWCEETGVTILYGTSLVGAVVEDGAITACVVQTAEGLGKIKAKTFIDATGDALLARFVGVPTEKGSEKSGRNQPMSLRFEMSGIDVPKVFHFFHDKLKDTWMGKKGAEKFLQDVKKGRNPFMEFAKWKKTEDFFKSGLKTGELTEDDLLYIQAFTLRGKPHTMSMNCPEMPPMFFSSTDAMSRSQAVTFGRKMSRRLALFFQKHIPGFEKAYISREASMVGVRESWRIRGKYYLEADDYLKARKFPDAVCRTAYPIDIHDVQLDLYKKLAKGEYYEIPFRALVADKVTNLLVAGRCASGSFAAQASFRIQPTCMSMGEAAGIAAAWGLKHNIPVSSLKWEDIPESQRSYVSKP, encoded by the coding sequence ATGGAACAATCATTTTCTATTCCTATTTCCCGCCGTGACTTCATGAAACTGGCGGGGCTTTCTGCCGCAGGTGCATTGCTGGGCGGGGCGCTGCCTCAGGGAAAAGCAGAAGCAGCCACAGGCCGCTTTGACTTTGCCGGGGCAGACCTGCCGGTGCTTTGCGAGGTGGATGTCTGCGTGGCAGGAGGCGGCTCTGCCGGGACAGCGGCTGCCATCAATGCCTCCAAAAACGGGGCGAAGACCGTGCTGGTGGAGCAGGGCATTTCATTGGGAGGCCTGGCCACCCAGGGCTGCGTTTTCCCCTGTATGCCCACTTTTGCCTATGACAGCGATACCCCTTATATAACGGAACTCAACCAGCGCATGGAAAAGCAGGGTTCTCCTGTCATGATGGGCTTTGAGGATGAGAATTTCTACGGCGGCGGCGCAGGCCAGTATATGCCTGAGTGGCTGACCTGGGCCTGCGACGAGTGGTGCGAAGAAACAGGTGTGACCATTCTTTATGGTACCTCGTTGGTGGGAGCAGTTGTAGAAGACGGGGCTATTACGGCCTGTGTGGTGCAGACCGCCGAGGGCCTGGGGAAAATCAAGGCCAAGACCTTTATCGATGCCACAGGCGATGCCCTGTTGGCTCGTTTTGTCGGGGTGCCCACGGAAAAGGGCTCGGAAAAATCAGGGCGTAATCAGCCCATGAGCTTGCGCTTTGAAATGAGCGGCATCGATGTGCCGAAAGTCTTTCACTTCTTCCACGACAAGCTGAAGGACACCTGGATGGGGAAGAAAGGTGCCGAAAAATTTTTGCAGGATGTGAAAAAAGGCCGCAATCCCTTTATGGAATTTGCCAAATGGAAGAAGACTGAGGACTTCTTCAAAAGCGGCCTCAAGACGGGCGAGCTGACCGAAGATGACCTCCTGTATATTCAGGCCTTCACCTTGCGGGGCAAGCCCCATACCATGAGTATGAACTGCCCGGAAATGCCTCCTATGTTTTTTTCCTCCACGGATGCCATGTCACGCAGTCAGGCGGTGACCTTCGGGCGGAAGATGAGCCGCCGTCTGGCTTTGTTCTTCCAGAAGCATATCCCGGGCTTTGAAAAGGCCTATATCAGCAGGGAAGCAAGCATGGTGGGGGTGCGGGAGTCCTGGCGCATCCGTGGAAAGTATTATCTTGAGGCCGATGATTATCTAAAAGCCCGCAAGTTCCCCGATGCGGTATGCCGCACGGCTTATCCTATTGACATTCACGATGTGCAGCTGGATTTGTATAAAAAACTTGCTAAGGGCGAATACTATGAGATTCCCTTCCGGGCACTGGTGGCAGATAAGGTCACAAATCTTTTGGTGGCTGGCCGCTGCGCCAGCGGTAGCTTCGCCGCTCAGGCTTCCTTCCGCATCCAGCCCACTTGCATGAGCATGGGCGAGGCTGCAGGCATTGCCGCCGCCTGGGGACTCAAGCACAACATTCCCGTTTCCAGTTTGAAATGGGAGGATATACCAGAAAGTCAGCGCAGTTATGTAAGTAAGCCTTAG
- the dut gene encoding dUTP diphosphatase, with protein sequence MKLRGFEIVSDWQDKAIHLPQRQTGASAGYDIEAAADCVIPAGGMVLVPTGLKAYMQAGEVLTLNIRSSMAVKHHLMLANSVGIIDADYYDNPGNEGHIMVAMVNMGQEEFMIRKGERVAQGIFLNYLTADDDEAGAGAERQGGFGSTGKGE encoded by the coding sequence ATGAAATTACGAGGTTTTGAGATTGTAAGCGACTGGCAGGATAAGGCGATTCATCTGCCCCAGCGGCAGACGGGGGCCAGCGCGGGGTATGATATCGAGGCGGCGGCGGATTGTGTAATTCCCGCCGGTGGCATGGTGCTGGTGCCCACGGGGCTGAAAGCCTATATGCAGGCGGGAGAGGTGCTGACCCTCAACATCCGTTCCAGCATGGCGGTGAAGCATCATTTGATGCTGGCCAATAGTGTGGGCATTATCGATGCGGATTATTACGATAATCCCGGCAATGAAGGCCATATCATGGTGGCCATGGTGAATATGGGGCAGGAAGAATTTATGATTCGCAAAGGTGAGCGGGTGGCTCAGGGGATTTTCCTGAACTACCTGACGGCAGATGATGACGAGGCTGGTGCAGGGGCAGAGCGTCAGGGAGGCTTTGGCTCCACTGGCAAAGGAGAATAA
- a CDS encoding replication-associated recombination protein A translates to MAEEMDLFAAAAQSQSSTGSGSATRFAPLAQRMRPRNFNEFVGQQEAVGGGRFLRQMMEKDQISSMIFYGPPGTGKTTLAQMIASMTGSEFKKLNAVAAGIGDIRQIVKEADDARKFYQKRTIVFIDEIHRFNKSQQDVLLPYVEDGRLILIGATTENPFFEVNHALLSRVRIVRLYQLTDGQLVKILRQALTDKERGLGGQPITVSDEVILAMAQMAGGDARMALNILEGTASMLPLTGGEITLDMVQEILGQRVQRYDKTGDNHYDTVSAFIKSMRGSDPDAALHYLARMLAAGEDVKFIARRVVICASEDVGNADPMALVVAMNAANAVQFVGMPEARIILGQAVTYIASAPKSNAAYMGIDAALQDVRSKNCGAVPTHLRDAHYKGAAKLGHGTEYIYPHDYPGHFTEQAYLPKEIQNAHYYQPSDNGQEKRMGDYLRKCWPDRF, encoded by the coding sequence ATGGCAGAGGAAATGGATTTATTTGCGGCGGCCGCACAAAGCCAAAGCAGTACCGGCAGTGGCAGTGCCACGCGGTTTGCGCCCCTGGCACAGCGCATGCGGCCCCGCAATTTCAATGAATTCGTGGGACAGCAGGAGGCGGTGGGAGGCGGCCGTTTCCTGCGACAGATGATGGAAAAAGATCAAATTTCGTCCATGATTTTCTATGGCCCGCCCGGCACCGGCAAGACTACGCTGGCGCAGATGATTGCCAGCATGACCGGCAGTGAATTCAAGAAACTCAATGCGGTAGCGGCGGGCATTGGCGATATCCGGCAGATTGTCAAAGAAGCGGATGACGCGCGGAAATTTTACCAAAAGCGCACGATTGTATTTATCGACGAAATCCACCGCTTTAACAAGAGTCAGCAGGATGTGCTCCTGCCCTATGTGGAGGACGGACGGCTGATTCTGATTGGCGCGACGACGGAAAATCCCTTCTTTGAGGTCAATCATGCCCTGCTTTCGCGGGTGCGGATTGTGCGGCTTTATCAGCTGACCGATGGACAGCTCGTGAAAATCCTGCGACAGGCACTAACGGACAAGGAAAGAGGGCTGGGCGGCCAGCCGATAACTGTAAGTGATGAAGTAATCCTCGCCATGGCGCAGATGGCGGGCGGCGATGCCCGTATGGCACTCAATATTCTGGAGGGGACAGCCAGTATGTTGCCGCTGACCGGTGGCGAGATTACGCTGGATATGGTGCAGGAGATTCTGGGCCAGCGGGTACAGCGCTACGATAAGACGGGCGATAACCATTACGATACGGTGTCGGCCTTTATCAAGAGTATGCGGGGCAGTGACCCGGATGCGGCCCTGCATTATTTGGCGCGCATGCTTGCGGCAGGGGAAGATGTGAAATTTATCGCGCGGCGCGTGGTGATATGCGCGTCTGAAGATGTGGGCAATGCTGACCCCATGGCGCTAGTGGTGGCCATGAATGCGGCTAATGCTGTGCAGTTCGTGGGCATGCCGGAGGCGCGGATTATCTTAGGGCAGGCGGTGACCTATATTGCGTCTGCGCCTAAGAGCAACGCCGCCTATATGGGCATTGATGCCGCTCTGCAGGACGTGCGCAGCAAGAACTGCGGCGCAGTGCCTACTCATTTGCGGGACGCGCATTACAAAGGCGCGGCAAAACTGGGGCATGGCACGGAGTATATCTATCCGCATGATTATCCGGGGCATTTTACCGAGCAGGCCTACTTGCCCAAGGAAATACAAAATGCCCATTACTACCAGCCAAGCGACAACGGTCAGGAAAAGCGCATGGGGGATTATCTGCGCAAGTGCTGGCCGGATAGGTTTTAA
- a CDS encoding PTS transporter subunit EIIC encodes MKMDELGKQLYDVLGGRENILQAYNCMTRLRVQLKEKDEKLLEAVKQVPGVMGIHDTEEELQIILGPGTATQVTTVVNELLENTKANKPKIGDGKELHQQIREKNATPGKLLLKKIAGIFIPLIPAFIACGLLTGILGVSAKIWPGITASPTWQLLAVAGNAVFWGMNLFVGYNAAKVFGGTPILGGALAALISHPGLANVVFDGSKLVPGRGGVIAVILVAFLAAWLEKRLHKLIPTVFDLFLTPLLTFLLAGVAAIFVLQPLGGAISSAIGAAATGAVGSGGAAVGFVLGGMWLPMVMMGIHQALTPIHADLISQFGVTILLPILAMAGAGQVGAAIAVYVKSKNKFLKKTVASALPVGLMGVGEPLIYGVTLPLGRPFIGACIGGAFGGAVQAHFMVGASAMGISGLPLAGTTNNIPIYLLGVVVAYIAGFIATYLLGFDDPVEEKES; translated from the coding sequence ATGAAAATGGATGAACTGGGGAAACAACTTTATGACGTATTAGGCGGACGGGAGAATATCCTGCAGGCCTATAACTGCATGACAAGACTCAGGGTGCAGTTAAAGGAAAAAGACGAGAAACTGCTGGAGGCAGTCAAGCAGGTGCCGGGGGTTATGGGAATCCACGATACCGAGGAAGAACTGCAGATTATCCTAGGCCCGGGAACGGCCACGCAGGTGACTACGGTGGTCAATGAACTATTGGAAAATACCAAGGCTAATAAGCCAAAGATTGGCGATGGCAAGGAACTCCATCAACAGATTCGGGAGAAAAATGCCACGCCGGGCAAACTGCTGCTCAAAAAGATTGCCGGCATCTTTATTCCATTGATTCCCGCCTTTATCGCTTGCGGCTTGCTCACGGGGATACTCGGTGTATCGGCCAAAATCTGGCCGGGGATAACGGCTTCGCCGACATGGCAGCTGTTAGCCGTAGCGGGCAATGCCGTATTCTGGGGGATGAATCTCTTTGTGGGTTATAATGCGGCCAAGGTTTTCGGCGGTACGCCGATTCTAGGCGGGGCACTGGCGGCTCTAATCAGTCATCCGGGGCTGGCCAATGTGGTGTTTGACGGGAGTAAGCTCGTTCCCGGCCGCGGCGGTGTTATCGCTGTGATTTTGGTGGCTTTTCTGGCAGCATGGCTGGAAAAGCGTTTGCACAAACTGATTCCCACGGTTTTTGATTTGTTCCTGACCCCGCTGCTGACTTTCCTGCTCGCGGGTGTTGCGGCAATTTTTGTCCTGCAGCCGTTGGGCGGTGCAATATCCTCGGCGATTGGTGCGGCGGCTACGGGCGCCGTAGGTTCTGGCGGTGCAGCTGTGGGCTTTGTTCTGGGCGGTATGTGGCTGCCGATGGTCATGATGGGCATTCATCAGGCATTGACGCCGATTCATGCCGATTTGATTTCCCAGTTTGGCGTGACGATTCTCCTGCCGATTCTGGCTATGGCTGGTGCTGGTCAGGTCGGTGCGGCTATCGCGGTCTATGTAAAGAGCAAGAATAAATTCCTGAAGAAAACCGTGGCCTCGGCTCTGCCGGTAGGTCTGATGGGCGTGGGCGAGCCGTTGATTTACGGTGTTACCCTGCCTTTGGGCCGTCCCTTTATCGGGGCTTGTATTGGCGGCGCCTTTGGCGGTGCGGTGCAGGCACATTTTATGGTCGGTGCATCGGCTATGGGAATTTCCGGCCTGCCGCTGGCGGGGACAACCAACAATATCCCCATTTACCTGCTGGGCGTAGTGGTCGCCTATATCGCAGGCTTTATTGCCACGTATTTGCTGGGCTTTGATGACCCGGTGGAAGAAAAGGAGTCGTAA